From one Dyella sp. 2HG41-7 genomic stretch:
- a CDS encoding porin family protein → MKKTLFAIALAAAGFAAVPAAFAQSTPAQTAQQGWYVGAEAGYGQINKGPYNSNGDAIGGVKGGYRFAVGQATSIGVEAGYQYLGRVDARYSSDSSLRSKLYGPTLGANLRYNFTPEWYGEVRGGAFYAQGQGLTDNFNGSYQRFDRTRYYAGVGVGYNLTQNWSVGVNYNYYDGSNRNHGVQLDTNAVTASVEYRF, encoded by the coding sequence ATGAAAAAGACGCTGTTTGCTATTGCCCTCGCTGCTGCGGGTTTTGCCGCAGTCCCCGCTGCATTCGCGCAGAGCACCCCCGCTCAAACGGCGCAGCAAGGCTGGTACGTCGGCGCTGAAGCCGGCTACGGCCAGATCAACAAAGGTCCCTACAATTCCAACGGCGACGCCATTGGCGGCGTCAAGGGCGGCTATCGCTTTGCCGTAGGCCAGGCCACCTCGATCGGCGTGGAAGCCGGTTACCAGTACCTCGGCCGCGTCGATGCGCGTTACTCGAGTGATTCCTCGCTTCGTTCGAAGCTGTACGGCCCGACGCTCGGCGCCAACCTGCGCTACAACTTCACGCCCGAGTGGTACGGCGAAGTCCGTGGCGGCGCGTTCTATGCGCAAGGCCAAGGTCTCACCGATAACTTCAACGGGAGCTATCAACGCTTCGATCGCACGCGTTACTACGCAGGTGTCGGCGTCGGTTACAACCTCACGCAGAACTGGAGCGTGGGCGTGAACTACAACTACTACGACGGCTCCAACCGCAACCACGGTGTACAGCTGGACACCAATGCGGTGACGGCTTCCGTCGAATATCGCTTCTAA
- a CDS encoding autotransporter outer membrane beta-barrel domain-containing protein — protein sequence MPQLGSNFVLEPQGQIVWQHTAFDQRNDGEGEVGLGSSDMTSGRIGVRGKWTLETDDHHVWQPYARVNLWDDWRARSRTNFGGTNVALLAGGERLEAGGGVTTKIRDNLSFYLNADYEFAIGHNDGGKRDGVRGAAGVRYSW from the coding sequence CTGCCGCAATTGGGCAGCAACTTCGTACTGGAACCGCAAGGTCAGATCGTGTGGCAACACACAGCATTCGATCAACGCAACGACGGCGAAGGCGAAGTAGGTCTTGGCAGTTCTGACATGACCAGCGGACGGATCGGCGTGCGCGGTAAGTGGACGCTGGAAACCGACGATCACCACGTGTGGCAACCGTATGCGCGTGTCAATCTTTGGGACGATTGGCGTGCGCGATCACGCACTAACTTCGGCGGGACGAATGTCGCACTGTTGGCAGGTGGCGAACGACTGGAGGCCGGCGGCGGCGTCACGACAAAGATACGCGACAACCTCTCGTTCTATCTCAACGCCGACTATGAATTCGCCATCGGTCACAACGACGGCGGCAAGCGCGATGGTGTACGTGGAGCGGCGGGAGTGCGTTACAGCTGGTAA
- a CDS encoding class I fructose-bisphosphate aldolase, producing the protein MSIEDLESVALAMVAPGKGIIAIDESTNTIKKRFESVGIENTEENRRAYRELLLTAPNLSEHISGAILYDETIRQSTKDGVPFTQIMKKNGIIPGIKVDKGTVPLAGFPGDVITEGLDGLRERLAEYVKLGAQFAKWRAVINISEDNPSSTAIEANCHALARYAALCQEAGLVPMVEPEVIMDGDHSIEVSYEVHEAVLRSLFNALYEQNVLLEGTILKVSMVIPGKDADEQASVEEVAEATVRVLKTTVPATLPGIVFLSGGQTDEQSTAHLNAMNRMGPHPWPLSFSYGRAMQQAALKLWAKDMKANYVDAQKVVHARAKDNGLAALGQWKG; encoded by the coding sequence ATGAGCATTGAAGATCTCGAGAGCGTCGCATTGGCGATGGTCGCGCCCGGCAAGGGCATCATCGCCATCGATGAGTCGACCAACACCATCAAGAAGCGTTTCGAATCGGTCGGCATCGAGAACACGGAAGAGAATCGCCGGGCCTACCGCGAACTGCTGCTGACCGCGCCGAACCTCTCCGAGCACATCTCCGGCGCGATTCTGTACGACGAAACCATCCGTCAATCGACCAAAGACGGCGTTCCCTTCACCCAGATCATGAAGAAGAACGGCATCATTCCCGGCATTAAAGTCGACAAGGGCACCGTGCCGCTCGCCGGTTTCCCGGGCGACGTGATCACCGAAGGCCTCGACGGTCTGCGCGAACGCCTCGCCGAATACGTGAAGCTCGGCGCGCAGTTCGCCAAGTGGCGCGCGGTGATCAACATCAGCGAAGACAACCCCAGCTCCACCGCGATCGAAGCCAACTGCCATGCACTCGCCCGTTACGCCGCGCTGTGTCAGGAAGCCGGTCTGGTGCCGATGGTGGAACCGGAAGTGATCATGGACGGCGACCACAGCATCGAAGTGAGCTACGAAGTGCACGAAGCCGTGCTGCGCAGCTTGTTCAATGCGCTGTACGAGCAGAACGTGCTGCTGGAAGGCACTATCCTCAAAGTGAGCATGGTCATTCCGGGTAAAGATGCCGACGAACAAGCCAGCGTCGAAGAAGTCGCCGAAGCCACCGTGCGCGTGCTCAAGACCACCGTACCCGCAACGCTGCCGGGCATCGTGTTCCTTTCGGGCGGTCAGACCGACGAGCAATCCACCGCGCATCTCAATGCGATGAATCGCATGGGCCCGCATCCGTGGCCGCTGTCGTTCTCCTACGGTCGCGCCATGCAGCAAGCGGCGTTGAAGTTGTGGGCGAAGGATATGAAAGCCAACTACGTCGATGCGCAGAAAGTGGTGCACGCACGTGCGAAAGACAACGGTCTCGCTGCGTTGGGTCAGTGGAAAGGCTGA
- a CDS encoding energy transducer TonB, protein MRTTTRFGHILLVATVLAAAAPAMAQQVRKVAPEQLSNDWVLLNRDVSVDVPNSGVNIYKPGCVAVTYTIGNDGVPMNVQAVKVFPPSDLAKPAVSAVSNFRYGPALNNKYHAPVSTYYIVPFNAPDDPAQQAQVMAPCKLPGYAQS, encoded by the coding sequence ATGCGCACGACGACTCGTTTCGGCCACATCCTGCTTGTCGCCACCGTACTGGCGGCCGCCGCGCCGGCCATGGCGCAACAGGTGCGCAAGGTCGCGCCCGAGCAGCTTTCCAACGATTGGGTCTTGCTCAACCGCGATGTCTCGGTGGATGTGCCCAATAGCGGCGTGAATATCTATAAGCCCGGATGCGTGGCGGTGACTTACACCATCGGCAACGACGGCGTTCCCATGAACGTTCAGGCCGTCAAGGTGTTTCCGCCCAGCGATCTGGCCAAGCCGGCGGTGAGCGCCGTCTCCAACTTCCGCTACGGCCCGGCGCTCAACAACAAGTACCACGCGCCGGTGTCCACGTATTACATCGTGCCCTTCAACGCCCCCGACGACCCGGCGCAGCAGGCACAGGTCATGGCGCCCTGCAAGCTGCCGGGCTACGCCCAGAGCTGA
- the pyk gene encoding pyruvate kinase: MTTETPARRTKIVATLGPATDAPGMLERIITEGVDVVRLNLSHGQPDDHRARAAAVRKAAEKVGREVGVLADLQGPKIRVERFANGPIELREGDSFVLDCRNDAPPGDNTRVGVSYLGLPQDVKAGDVLLLDDGLVALTVLDVVGTEVRCKVLIGGRLSDRKGLNRQGGGLSVNALSDKDKADIKLAAEIGADFLAVSFVRSAADMEQARRLLKEAGGNASLVAKIERADAIPVLGEIIDASDVVMVARGDLGVEIGDAELPGLQKKIIRETVQRNRAVITATQMLQSMVRSPIPTRAEVLDVANAVIDGTDAVMLSEETAAGAHPDKAVAAMRRICLGAESQFEPKEDFVKGGHRLDRTDQAIALAAMVMSNEVGVRAIVALTESGATAQWLSRYRNAVPIYALSPFADARRRMLMLCDVHPVAFTHDTLNPAVSAREAVRQLFVMGKLAEGDRVVLTHGDHIGRGGGTNTVKLLSVGADGMVESLRDL, from the coding sequence ATGACTACCGAAACTCCCGCTCGCCGCACCAAGATCGTCGCCACCTTAGGGCCTGCCACCGACGCACCGGGCATGCTCGAACGCATCATCACCGAAGGCGTCGACGTCGTACGTCTCAATCTCTCCCACGGACAGCCCGACGATCACCGCGCCCGCGCCGCTGCTGTGCGCAAGGCTGCCGAGAAAGTAGGCCGCGAAGTCGGCGTGCTTGCCGACCTGCAAGGGCCGAAGATCCGCGTCGAGCGTTTCGCCAACGGACCGATCGAATTGCGCGAAGGCGATTCCTTCGTGCTCGACTGCCGCAACGATGCGCCACCCGGCGACAACACCCGCGTGGGCGTGAGCTATCTGGGTCTGCCGCAAGACGTGAAAGCCGGCGACGTGTTGTTGCTGGACGACGGTCTGGTCGCGCTGACCGTGCTCGATGTCGTCGGCACCGAAGTGCGGTGCAAAGTGTTGATCGGCGGTCGTCTGTCGGATCGCAAAGGATTGAATCGCCAGGGCGGCGGTTTGTCGGTCAATGCGTTGTCCGATAAAGACAAGGCGGATATCAAACTCGCGGCCGAGATCGGTGCGGATTTTCTCGCCGTGTCGTTCGTGCGTTCCGCAGCTGACATGGAGCAGGCGCGGCGCTTACTTAAAGAAGCCGGCGGCAACGCATCGCTGGTGGCGAAGATCGAACGCGCGGATGCGATTCCAGTGCTCGGCGAAATCATCGACGCCTCCGACGTAGTGATGGTGGCGCGCGGCGATCTCGGCGTGGAAATCGGCGATGCCGAACTGCCGGGTCTGCAGAAGAAGATCATTCGCGAGACGGTGCAGCGCAATCGCGCAGTGATCACCGCAACGCAAATGTTGCAATCGATGGTGCGCTCGCCGATCCCCACGCGCGCCGAAGTGCTCGACGTGGCCAACGCCGTGATCGACGGCACCGATGCGGTGATGCTTTCGGAAGAAACCGCCGCGGGCGCGCATCCGGACAAAGCCGTGGCCGCCATGCGCCGTATTTGTCTCGGCGCCGAAAGCCAGTTCGAGCCGAAAGAAGATTTCGTCAAAGGCGGACACCGCTTGGACCGCACCGATCAGGCTATCGCCCTGGCTGCGATGGTCATGTCGAACGAAGTGGGCGTGCGCGCCATTGTCGCGTTGACCGAATCCGGAGCGACCGCGCAGTGGCTGTCGCGTTATCGCAACGCGGTGCCGATCTACGCGCTCTCGCCGTTCGCCGATGCGCGCCGTCGCATGCTGATGCTGTGCGACGTGCATCCGGTGGCGTTTACGCACGACACGCTCAATCCGGCGGTGTCGGCGCGCGAAGCGGTGCGTCAGTTGTTCGTGATGGGCAAGCTCGCCGAAGGCGATCGCGTGGTGCTGACGCACGGCGACCATATCGGTCGTGGCGGCGGCACCAACACCGTGAAATTGCTGTCGGTGGGCGCCGATGGCATGGTGGAAAGCCTGCGGGATCTCTGA
- a CDS encoding S1/P1 nuclease, giving the protein MLKARRLAATLFTALAIAPSAYAWGPLGHSVVAELAQRHLSPAAEAEVKHLLALDHTASLADIASWPDAIRNDPTQQDLWKQTRPLHYVDIRSDSCHYVPPRDCKNGECVVEAIPHYIAILSDRTQPDAARLQALKFVVHFVGDIHQPLHAGYRDDAGGNTYQVQFQGQGMNLHRVWDSGLLGTRGLDWKAYAKRLDAEGIAPLPPTIAPLDQPAAQWAEESCQITRDIYPAGHKIDQAYIDAELPVADSRLREAGRRLAEVLNIALQNG; this is encoded by the coding sequence ATGCTCAAAGCACGCCGTCTCGCCGCCACCCTGTTCACTGCGTTGGCTATCGCTCCGTCTGCTTATGCATGGGGACCGTTGGGTCACAGCGTCGTCGCCGAATTGGCGCAGCGGCATTTGAGTCCTGCGGCGGAAGCGGAAGTGAAGCATCTGCTGGCGCTCGATCACACCGCATCGCTGGCTGATATCGCCAGCTGGCCGGACGCGATTCGCAACGATCCTACGCAGCAAGATTTGTGGAAGCAAACACGCCCGCTGCACTACGTCGATATTCGCAGCGATTCCTGCCACTACGTGCCGCCGCGCGATTGCAAGAACGGCGAGTGCGTGGTCGAAGCTATTCCGCACTACATCGCCATCTTGAGCGACCGGACCCAGCCAGACGCCGCACGACTGCAAGCGCTCAAGTTCGTAGTGCATTTTGTCGGCGACATTCACCAGCCGCTGCATGCGGGTTATCGCGATGACGCCGGCGGCAACACGTACCAGGTGCAATTCCAGGGGCAGGGCATGAACCTGCATCGCGTGTGGGATTCGGGCCTGCTCGGCACGCGCGGCCTGGATTGGAAAGCGTATGCGAAGCGGTTGGATGCCGAAGGCATTGCGCCGCTGCCGCCGACCATCGCGCCCTTGGACCAACCGGCGGCGCAGTGGGCGGAAGAATCCTGCCAGATCACTCGCGATATTTACCCCGCCGGTCACAAGATCGATCAGGCATACATCGACGCGGAACTGCCCGTGGCGGACAGCCGCCTGCGCGAAGCCGGCAGGCGCTTGGCCGAAGTGTTGAATATCGCGTTGCAAAACGGATGA
- a CDS encoding OsmC family protein, whose product MSDEQQIELSLEQTGDYEFRVRFDGTAMPDITTDEASPLGGDTGPNPARLLVASVANCLSASLLFALRKYKNAPGKLATKALATLARNEHGRWRVTHIKVDVQLADAVPALDHADRALLQFEDFCIVTESVREGIVVDVSVRDATGAVVHTRGA is encoded by the coding sequence ATGAGCGACGAGCAGCAGATCGAGCTGAGCCTGGAGCAGACCGGCGACTATGAGTTCCGGGTGCGTTTCGACGGCACCGCGATGCCGGACATCACCACCGACGAAGCCTCGCCGCTCGGCGGCGATACGGGACCTAATCCGGCGCGCTTGCTAGTGGCGTCGGTGGCCAATTGCTTATCCGCCAGTCTGTTGTTCGCCTTGCGCAAGTACAAAAACGCGCCAGGCAAGCTCGCCACCAAGGCGCTGGCGACCCTTGCGCGCAACGAACATGGCCGCTGGCGCGTCACGCACATCAAGGTGGATGTGCAGCTGGCCGACGCGGTGCCTGCGCTGGATCACGCCGACCGCGCGCTGCTGCAGTTCGAAGATTTTTGCATCGTGACCGAGAGCGTGCGGGAGGGCATCGTCGTCGACGTCAGCGTGCGCGACGCCACGGGCGCAGTGGTGCATACCCGCGGCGCCTGA
- the gap gene encoding type I glyceraldehyde-3-phosphate dehydrogenase, which translates to MAIKVAINGYGRIGRNTLRALYEAHRTNEIQIVAVNDLGNAETNAHLTQYDTAHGRFPGEVSVDGGELVVNGDRIKVFAERDPSKLPWGELGVDVVLECTGLFTSKAKAGAHLAAGAKKVIISAPGDKDVDGTFVYGVNHDTITAKHQVISNASCTTNCLAPIAKVLHEKIGIVHGLMTTIHAYTNDQVLTDVYHSDLRRARSATHSQIPTKTGAAAAVGLVLPELNGKLDGFAMRVPTINVSVVDLSFVAARNTTKEEIDAAIHDAANGALKGILGVNSKPLVSIDFNHNSHSSIYDSTQTRVMGGTLVKVLSWYDNEWGFSNRMLDMTKALMAAK; encoded by the coding sequence ATGGCCATCAAGGTCGCCATCAATGGTTACGGTCGTATCGGCCGCAATACGCTGCGTGCGCTGTACGAAGCTCATCGCACGAACGAAATCCAGATCGTCGCGGTCAACGACCTCGGCAACGCCGAGACCAACGCGCACCTGACGCAGTACGACACGGCCCACGGCAGATTCCCCGGCGAAGTGTCGGTGGATGGCGGCGAGCTCGTCGTCAACGGCGACCGCATCAAGGTCTTCGCCGAGCGCGATCCGTCCAAGCTGCCCTGGGGCGAGCTGGGCGTCGACGTGGTGCTGGAATGCACGGGCCTGTTCACCTCCAAGGCCAAGGCTGGCGCGCATCTGGCGGCCGGCGCCAAGAAGGTGATCATTTCCGCTCCCGGCGACAAAGACGTGGACGGCACCTTCGTTTATGGCGTGAACCACGACACGATCACCGCCAAGCATCAGGTAATCTCCAACGCGTCCTGCACCACCAACTGCCTGGCGCCGATCGCCAAAGTGCTGCACGAAAAGATCGGCATCGTGCACGGCCTGATGACCACCATCCACGCCTACACCAACGACCAAGTGCTGACGGACGTCTACCACTCCGACCTGCGCCGCGCCCGTTCGGCCACGCATTCGCAGATCCCGACCAAGACCGGCGCCGCCGCCGCGGTAGGCCTGGTGCTGCCGGAACTCAACGGCAAGCTCGACGGTTTCGCGATGCGCGTGCCGACCATCAACGTGTCGGTGGTGGATCTTTCGTTCGTGGCAGCGCGCAACACCACGAAGGAAGAAATTGACGCCGCCATCCACGACGCCGCGAACGGCGCGCTGAAGGGCATCCTGGGCGTGAACAGCAAGCCGCTGGTGTCGATCGACTTCAACCACAACTCGCATTCGTCCATCTACGACTCCACGCAGACCCGCGTGATGGGTGGCACGTTGGTGAAGGTGCTGAGCTGGTACGACAACGAGTGGGGTTTCTCCAACCGCATGTTGGATATGACCAAGGCGTTGATGGCGGCGAAGTAG
- a CDS encoding group III truncated hemoglobin has protein sequence MVVMQDPTFNETQIAQLVDCFYEKVRIDPLLGPVFNAAVHDWDEHKRTLTSFWSSVALRTASYRGNPMAMHRGQPIRVEHFARWLALWRETTPEVLDEAGTAQMIEYAERIGRSLRLGLGLPEQMEKRGLGIPIVSKS, from the coding sequence ATGGTGGTCATGCAAGACCCTACGTTCAATGAAACACAGATCGCTCAACTGGTCGATTGCTTCTACGAAAAAGTTCGTATCGACCCGCTGCTCGGCCCGGTATTCAACGCCGCCGTGCACGACTGGGACGAGCACAAGCGCACGCTTACGTCTTTCTGGTCGTCGGTGGCGTTGCGCACGGCGAGTTATCGCGGCAATCCGATGGCGATGCATCGCGGGCAGCCGATCCGTGTCGAACATTTCGCACGCTGGTTGGCGCTGTGGCGCGAAACCACGCCCGAAGTGCTGGACGAAGCAGGCACCGCCCAGATGATCGAATACGCCGAACGCATCGGACGCAGTCTGCGACTGGGGCTTGGTTTGCCGGAACAGATGGAAAAGCGAGGGCTTGGCATTCCCATCGTCAGCAAAAGTTGA
- the tpx gene encoding thiol peroxidase, which produces MSQVTLKGNPVKVDGHLLAVGEKAPAFSLVAKDLSDVALSSFSGKRKVLNIFPSIDTPTCATSVRHFNESASKLDNAVVLCISADLPFAQARFCGAEGLSNVVMLSTMRGHDFLEHYGVALASGPLAGLAARAVVVLDEHDKVLHTELVGEIANEPNYDAALAALK; this is translated from the coding sequence ATGTCGCAAGTCACTTTGAAGGGCAATCCGGTAAAGGTCGACGGTCACCTGCTTGCCGTGGGCGAGAAAGCGCCGGCTTTTAGCCTCGTCGCCAAAGATCTGTCCGATGTCGCGCTGTCCAGCTTCAGCGGCAAGCGCAAAGTGTTGAATATTTTTCCGAGCATCGACACGCCGACGTGCGCGACGTCGGTACGTCATTTCAACGAATCGGCCAGCAAGCTCGATAACGCGGTGGTCTTGTGCATTTCGGCCGATCTGCCGTTCGCGCAGGCGCGCTTCTGCGGCGCGGAAGGTCTGAGCAACGTAGTGATGCTGTCGACCATGCGCGGACACGACTTTCTCGAGCATTACGGTGTGGCGCTGGCGTCTGGCCCGTTGGCTGGTCTGGCTGCGCGCGCCGTGGTGGTGTTGGACGAACACGATAAAGTGCTGCATACGGAGCTGGTCGGCGAAATCGCCAACGAGCCGAATTACGATGCGGCGCTTGCTGCGTTGAAGTAA
- a CDS encoding fumarylacetoacetate hydrolase family protein, whose protein sequence is MKLGSLKEGGRDGTLVVVSRDLTHAVKATGIAATMQAALDDWSNIAPRLNALSDELNAGKASGAFALDMTKLAAPLPRAYEFVDGSAYLPHVERVRRARGAEVPESFYVDPLMYQATSAGFLGPRDPVVVPSEDYGIDLEAEVVVITDDVPMAMTVAQAAEHIQLVGLVNDVSLRGLIPGELAKGFGFLQSKPRSALSPVFVTPDELDGVWQDNKLHLPMRTWLNGKWFGEAECGVDMQFNFAQLVAHAAKTRPLTAGTIVGSGTIANEDTGKGASCLAEQRTVETLRDGKPSTPFMKFGDTLRIDVTDKNGVSIFGAIEQVIAPLK, encoded by the coding sequence ATGAAACTGGGCAGTCTCAAGGAAGGCGGTCGCGACGGTACGCTGGTCGTGGTGAGTCGCGATCTTACGCACGCGGTGAAAGCGACCGGCATCGCCGCGACGATGCAGGCGGCGCTCGACGATTGGTCGAACATCGCGCCGCGCTTGAATGCGTTGTCGGACGAGCTCAATGCAGGCAAGGCATCCGGCGCGTTTGCGCTCGACATGACCAAGCTTGCCGCGCCGTTGCCGCGCGCTTACGAATTTGTCGACGGCAGTGCGTATCTGCCGCATGTCGAACGTGTGCGTCGTGCGCGTGGCGCGGAAGTTCCTGAATCGTTCTACGTCGATCCGTTGATGTATCAAGCGACCAGTGCAGGTTTTCTGGGGCCACGCGATCCGGTGGTGGTGCCGAGCGAAGATTACGGCATCGATCTGGAAGCGGAAGTCGTCGTGATCACTGACGACGTGCCGATGGCGATGACCGTTGCGCAGGCCGCTGAACACATCCAATTGGTTGGCTTGGTCAACGACGTGAGTTTGCGCGGTCTTATTCCTGGCGAGCTTGCGAAGGGTTTCGGTTTTCTGCAATCGAAGCCACGTTCTGCGTTGTCGCCGGTGTTCGTTACGCCGGACGAACTCGATGGTGTGTGGCAAGACAATAAGCTGCATCTGCCGATGCGCACGTGGCTCAACGGCAAATGGTTCGGCGAGGCCGAATGCGGCGTGGATATGCAATTCAATTTTGCACAGCTGGTGGCGCACGCCGCCAAAACGCGGCCGCTTACCGCCGGCACCATCGTGGGCTCTGGGACGATCGCCAACGAAGACACCGGCAAAGGCGCTTCGTGCCTGGCCGAGCAGCGCACGGTGGAAACCTTGCGCGATGGCAAGCCGAGCACGCCCTTTATGAAATTTGGCGATACCTTGCGCATCGATGTCACCGACAAGAATGGTGTGTCGATCTTCGGCGCCATCGAACAAGTGATCGCGCCGTTGAAGTAA
- the hmgA gene encoding homogentisate 1,2-dioxygenase, producing MHSNGYQSGFGNEFASEAIPGVLPVGQNSPQRVAHGLYAEQLSGSAFTAPRHSNRRSWLYRIRPAAMHKPFEPRPHTTFHNRFDEAPPTPNQLRWDPWPIPGPPTDFVDGLVTVAGNGGPAEQAGCGIHIYAANRSMQGRFFYDADGELLIVPQLGRLRIATEFGVLDVKPLEIAVIPRGVRFRVELMDAEARGYVAENFGSLLRLPDNGPIGANSMALPRDFLTPHAAYEDVEGNFELIAKFQGSLWNASIDHSPLDVVAWHGNYAPYKYDLTHFNTVGSISVDHPDPSIFTVLTSPSDTPGTANVDFVIFPPRWLVAEHTFRPPYFHRNIASEFMGLIEGVYDAKAGGFAPGGASLHNCMSGHGPDAASFEKATVADISKPDHLTGTMAFMFETRKVIHPTMQALDTPLLQRDYYTCWQGIKKHFNPERA from the coding sequence ATGCATTCGAACGGCTACCAATCCGGCTTCGGCAACGAATTTGCCAGCGAAGCGATTCCGGGCGTGCTTCCGGTCGGCCAGAATTCGCCGCAGCGCGTGGCGCACGGTTTGTATGCGGAGCAGCTTTCCGGCAGCGCATTCACCGCGCCGCGGCATAGCAATCGGCGCAGCTGGCTGTATCGCATTCGTCCGGCGGCCATGCACAAGCCGTTCGAGCCGCGTCCGCACACCACTTTTCACAATCGCTTCGACGAAGCGCCGCCGACACCCAATCAGTTGCGTTGGGACCCGTGGCCGATACCGGGCCCGCCGACGGATTTCGTCGATGGTCTGGTGACGGTCGCCGGCAACGGCGGTCCCGCGGAGCAGGCCGGTTGCGGCATTCATATCTACGCCGCGAATCGTTCCATGCAGGGACGCTTCTTCTACGACGCCGACGGCGAATTGCTGATCGTGCCGCAACTTGGGCGACTGCGCATCGCCACTGAGTTTGGCGTGCTCGACGTCAAGCCGCTCGAGATTGCCGTGATTCCGCGCGGCGTACGTTTTCGCGTGGAACTGATGGATGCCGAAGCGCGCGGTTATGTCGCGGAGAATTTCGGCAGCTTGCTGCGCCTGCCCGATAACGGTCCGATCGGCGCTAACTCCATGGCCTTGCCGCGCGACTTTCTCACGCCGCACGCGGCGTACGAAGACGTGGAAGGCAACTTCGAATTGATCGCGAAGTTTCAAGGTTCGTTGTGGAACGCGAGCATCGATCATTCGCCGTTGGACGTGGTCGCGTGGCACGGCAATTACGCGCCCTACAAATACGATCTCACGCACTTCAATACGGTCGGTTCGATCAGCGTGGATCATCCAGATCCGTCGATCTTCACCGTGCTTACCTCGCCCAGCGATACACCCGGCACCGCGAATGTGGATTTCGTAATCTTCCCGCCGCGCTGGCTGGTGGCCGAGCATACGTTCCGTCCGCCGTATTTCCATCGCAATATCGCCAGCGAATTTATGGGCTTGATCGAAGGCGTGTACGACGCAAAGGCCGGCGGTTTTGCGCCGGGCGGCGCGAGTCTGCATAACTGCATGAGCGGTCATGGACCGGATGCGGCGAGCTTCGAAAAAGCGACGGTCGCGGATATCAGTAAGCCCGATCATCTCACCGGCACCATGGCGTTTATGTTCGAAACGCGCAAAGTCATTCATCCGACGATGCAGGCGCTCGATACGCCGCTGCTGCAGCGCGATTACTACACGTGCTGGCAGGGCATCAAAAAGCATTTCAATCCGGAGCGTGCGTGA